A region of Culicoides brevitarsis isolate CSIRO-B50_1 chromosome 1, AGI_CSIRO_Cbre_v1, whole genome shotgun sequence DNA encodes the following proteins:
- the LOC134827243 gene encoding glutathione S-transferase D6-like, translating into MDPIILYHFPFSPVSRAVLLTARSLDIELEIKEVNLIKRENLEPWYLEINPQHTVPVINDNGHILTESRAISRYLVNSRAPGSSLYPEDPKLRSIVDQRLCFDEGTVFSRMAKVFENIKKGGTEITDEHIESIYEVFKWLNDILSSSKWMAGDEITIADTTLLATLSTLFELGAKLNDYPELQRWFDQCKDELPGFEENAKAVEEIANVIKSKLTKGF; encoded by the exons ATGGATCCCATCATTCTTTATCACTTTCCATTCTCGCCAGTTTCTCGTGCAGTTTTACTAACTGCACGTAGCCTTGACATTGAATTAGAG atCAAGGaagtaaatttgattaaacgaGAGAATCTTGAGCCATGGTATCTTGAAATCAATCCGCAACATACTGTGCCTGTCATTAACGACAATGGGCATATTTTGACAGAGTCTCGAGCTATTTCGAGATATTTGGTGAACTCGAGAGCTCCGGGAAGTTCGTTATATCCTGAAGATCCGAAACTTCGTTCGATAGTTGATCAACGTTTGTGTTTCGATGAAGGAACAGTTTTTTCTCGAATGGCAAAAGTTTTT gaAAACATCAAGAAAGGAGGAACTGAAATCACAGACGAACATATCGAAAGCATCTACGAGGTCTTTAAATGGCTCAACGACATCCTTTCTTCAAGCAAATGGATGGCTGGCGATGAAATCACAATCGCTGATACAACTTTATTGGCAACTCTTTCAACATTATTC gagCTTGGAGCCAAATTGAATGACTATCCCGAGCTTCAACGATGGTTCGATCAATGCAAAGACGAGTTACCTGGCTTTGAAGAAAATGCAAAAGCTGTCGAGGAAATTGCTAATGTCATAAAATCCAAATTAACTAAAGGCTTCTAA